The Candidatus Zixiibacteriota bacterium genome includes the window CGGTTCACCGACATGCTCGTGGCGCGCGCCGAGAAGATCCGCATCGGCGACGGGCTCGACGAGAGCGTCGAGATGGGTCCCTTGATCAATCAGGCGGCACGCGAAAAGGTGCAGCGGTACGTCGAGATCGGCAAGCAGGAAGGGGCGCGTCTGCTGACGGGCGGATCGACTTACGAGGAAGGGCGCTGCGCCGACGGCTATTTTTACCGGCCGACGATCTTCGATCAGGTGCGCCCTTCGATGCGCATCGCGCAGGAGGAGATCTTCGGCCCGGTGCTCTCGATCATCGAGGTCGGGAGCTTCGAGGAAGGGATCGAGGTGATGAACGGGACTTCTTACGGGCTCTCCAGCTCGATTTACACCCGCGACGTCGACCGCGCTTTCCGCGCCGTGCGCGACATCGAGGCCGGGATCACCTACGTCAACGGCCCCACCATCGGCGCCGAGGTCCACCTTCCGTTCGGCGGCGTCAAGAACACCGGCAACGGCCACCGCGAGGCGGGCACCACGGTGTACGACATCTTTACCGAGTGGAAATCGGTGTACGTCGACTATTCGGGAAAGCTGCAGAAGGCGCAAATTGACAACGTCGATTAGGGTCGCGCCGGCCGGATCCGGCGCGGTTCTCCGCCGTGCTTCAGGCCGGACCCGGAGGTGAAAAGCGCGAAGCGAGCAACCCATGGTGAACGACGCCCCTCACATCAAGGTCCCGCCGCCGGGACCGCGGGCGAAGGCCCTGCTCGAAAAGGATCGGTCGTACAGCGCGCCCGCTTACGGCCGCGTCTATCCCCTGGTCGTCCACCAGGGCCGGGGAATGATCGTCGAGGACGTCGACGGCAACCGGTTTCTCGATTTCATGGCGGGAATCGCCGTGGCCTCGACCGGACACGCGCACCCCCGAGTGGTCGCGGCCATCGCGGAGCAGGCGCAAAGGCTCATTCACATCTGCGGCAGCGATTTCTATTACGAGCCGATGGCGCAGCTGCTCGAGAAACTGGCCCGGCTCGCGCCGGGAAGCGCTCCGAAAAAAGTCTTCCTCACCAATTCCGGCACCGAAGCCGTGGAAGCCGCCTTCAAGCTTGCGCGCTTCGCCACCGGGCGCAAGCACGTCGTGGCGTTCTGGGGGGCGTTCCACGGGCGCACGCTGGGCGCGCTTTCGCTGACGGCAAGCCGCGCCTCCCATCGAGCCCATTTTTCCCCGTTGATTCCCGACGTGCATCACGTTCCTTTCGGATACTGCCGCCGCTGCCCCTGCCGCCTGCAGTACGGCAGCTGCGGCATCGCCTGCGTCGCCGACATCGAAAATCGGCTCTTCCGCCACGAGGTGGCGCCGGAGGAGGTCGCCGCCGTTTTCGTGGAGCCGATCCAGGGCGAAGGCGGGTACGTGGTGCCGCCGCCGGAGTTTCTCCCGCTGCTGCAGGAGCTCTGTCGCAAGCACGGCATCCTGCTGGTGGCCGACGAGATCCAGTCCGGCTTCGGCCGGACCGGCAGGATGTTCGCCTGCGAGCATTGGGGAGTCGAACCGGACATCCTCTGCGTGGCGAAGGGCCTCGCCAGCGGGATGCCGATCGGCGCCATGATCGCGCGCGCCGACATCAGCACCTGGCCTCGCGGGAGCCACGGCAGCACTTTCGGCGGCAACCCGGTCGCGTGTGCGGCGGCGCTCGCCACGATCGCGCTGATCGAGGACGGTCTGATCCAGAACGCAGCCGAGGTCGGGGCGCATTTGAAAGGCCGGCTGGAGCGGTTGCGGGGCGCCGTGGTCGGCGACGTGCGCGGGCTCGGATTGATGATCGGAGTGGAGATCGAGAAGGCGGACGGAAGCCGCGCTCCCGATCCCTCGCTGCGCGACCGGCTGGTGCAGCGGTGCTTCGAAAAGGGACTGCTGCTGCTGGGATGCGGCGAGAGCACGATCCGCTTCTGCCCGCCGCTGATCGTTACCCGGGAGCACGCCGACGCCGCGGTCGAGATTTTCGCCGACGCGCTGCGCGAGCTCGGCGGGTGAGATCGCTCACTGGATCTTGGTTTCCAGCTGCTCGATCAACCGCGCGAGATCCTTGTCTTGCGGAGTCAAGGCGAGGGCGCCGCGGAATTCCTCCAGCGCCCGGTGGATCATTCCCTTGGCGAGATAGAGCCGTCCCAGGTTGAGATACGGAAAGTGGCGCGGCTCGTAACGTTTGGCGGTCTTCGCGCGCTCGAGCCACGGGATCGCTTCGTCGGGCCGTCGCTGCTGCATGAGATAGACGCCGATGTCGTTGTAGGGATTGCCGAAATCCGGGTCCAGCCGGATGGCGATCTCGCACTGCTCGATCGCCTCGTCGATACGCCCCTGAAAGCTGTAGGCCCAGCCGAGATAGGTGTGGGCGTCGGCGGTCGGACAGAGTTCGATCGACAGCTTGTACAGGCGGATCGCCTCGTCGAGCTCTCCGGCCATCTGCCGGTCCATTGCCTGCTTGATCAGCTCGTAGGCTCTTTCGCGGTCGTCTCGAGTGGCCATCGGCTCACCTGCCCTCGGGAGCGCCTGCCCGCGCCGCGGCTGCTTCTCGACCCTCGCGCGCTAAATACCCCAGCCGCCGCTCAGGTGGATGTTGGCGCCGTTGACGTAGCGCGCCTCGTCGGAGAGCAGGAAGCGAACCGCCGCGACGGCATCGCTCAGGCTGCCGACGTAGCCCGCGGGTATTTTCTTCGCGGTGGCTTGCAGCGTTTCCGGGTCGGCGGCTCCGGTATCGATGAAACCCGGAGAAACCGCGTTCACGGTGATGCCGTACGGCGCGAGGATCCGGGCGAGCGTGCGCGAGAGCACCAGCAGCCCCACCTTGGCGATATAATGAGCGGTCAGATCCGGCTGAGCCAGGAGCCGGTCGGCGTTCGCCATGCTGAAGCAGACGATCCGCCCCCAGCGCCGCTCCTTCATCCCCGGCGCGACCGCCTGGCTGAGATAGAAAACGGGATGCAGGTTGTTGTCGAACATCGCCTTCCAGCCCTCGGCGGTCTCCTTGAGCAGCGGAATCCGTACGTAGGGTCCGGCCCCGTTGATCAGGGCGTCGATCCGCCCCCAGGCCCGCTCGACCGTCCGCACCATCGCAGCCGCCGCCGTCGCGTCCGAAACGTCGCAGCACAGCGCCATCGCGGCGACACCTCTGCCCTGCGCCTCGGCGACCACCTCGTCCGCTTCCCGGGCGCTCGTGCGATAGCAGATGGCTACCGACCAGCCGCGTTGGGCCAGATCGATGGCGACCGCCCTGCCGATGCCACGCGCGCCGCCCGTGATCAGCGCAACCTTGCGTTCCATGGAAACCCGTCCTCCGCCGGCGGCTGGCGCCGCTCCCGCAGCGCAATATAGCAAAGGCGGCCGGCGAGTCATAGAAGGCCCGCCTGCATCCGGCGGAGGCTGGATCGCGCCGGCGTAAAAAATACTGGAGCGGCCACAGGCGGGTGTGTTAGAATGCAACCTTCGTCATGAGCTTGGATCCGTTGCTTTACTCCGGGCGGCCTTCCCTGCGAAACCCCGTGCTGCTGCTCTCGTTCGGGGGGTGGAGCGACGCGGGGGCATCGGCGACGACGGCGGTTCGCTACATGATCGAGCAGCTCGCGGCGGTGCGGTTTGCGGGCATCGACCCCGAAGAATTCTACGATTTCTCGGTGCAGCGGCCGATTGTCCGGCTGACGGAAGCCAGGACGAGGGAGATTCACTGGCCGTCCTACGACTTCTATCACGCCGCGGCCGCCGCCGTGGAGCGGGACTTCGTGCTCGGAGTCGGGATGGAGCCGCAGCTTCGCTGGCGCACCTTTTCGGAAGCCATGCTGCGCGTCGTCCGGGAGTGCGGCGTCGAGATGGTGGTGTTGCTCGGCGCTTATCTCGACGAGGTGCTCTACACGCGCCCGGTGCCGCTCACCGGCTTTTCCAGCGACCCTCGGCTCATGGAGCAGCTCGGGCTTCAACCCTCGCGTTATCAGGGGCCGACCGGCATCATCGGCGTGCTGAGCGATGTCTTCCGGCGCTCGGGAGTGCCGCACGTGAGCCTCTGGGCCTCGCTGCCGCACTATTTGTCGGTCTCGCCCAACCCGAGGGGCACGCTGGCGTTGCTCCTTCGGCTCATCCAGTGGCTCGGGCTGCGCCTGGACACCGCTCCGCTGGAGAACGCCGCGGCAGAATTCCAGGCGAAGATCAACGAGGCCGTGAACGCGGATCCGAAGCTTTCCGCCTTCGTTCGAGAGCTCAAGCGACGCGAATTCGAGCAGTGAGGCTCTCGGTCCTTATCCCCGTCTACAACGAGGAGCGCACGCTGGAGGAGGTGGTCCGCCGGGTCAAGGCGTTCCCCGCCCCCAAGGAGATCATCGTCGTCGACGACGGCTCGCAGGATCGCAGTCGGGAGATTCTGGCCCGGATGCAGCAGGAAAGCGAGCGCGCGTCCGACCCGCTGAACCGGCTGCACGTGATCCTGCACCCGCGCAACCAGGGTAAGGGAGCCGCGCTCAAGACCGCTCTCGCGCACGTAACCGGAGACGTGGTGATCATCCAGGACGCCGACCTCGAGTACGACCCGAAGGACTATCCGAGCCTGCTTGCGCCGATCGAGGCGGGCCTCGCCGACGTCGTTTACGGCACGCGCTTTTACGGCGGCGGCGCGCACCGCGTGCTTTTCTTCTGGCACTACCTCGGCAACCAGGCGCTCACCTTCTTCTCGAACATGCTCACGAACCTGAACCTGTCGGACATGGAGGTGGGCTACAAGCTCTTCCGGGCGGAGGTCCTCAAGGGGATCGAGCTGAAGAGCAAGCGGTTCGGCTTCGAGCCGGAAATCACGATGAAGCTGGCCAAACGCCGCTGCCGCTTTTACGAGGTCCCCATCTCCTACCACGGTCGCACCTACGCCGAGGGCAAGAAGATCACCTGGAAGGACGGCATCGCCGCCCTCTACTATCTCATCCGGTTTCGCCTCGCCGACTAGCCGCCCGGCCCGGTTCGCGCCCCGGCGCGTGCCGGACGGCCCGCACGGGCCGGGGCGTCGCGCGGGGAGCCGTCTTGCCTTTATCGCCCCAAAGGGATAAGTAGCGGAGTCATCCGGCGCCAGGCGGACCGTCTGGTCGAAGACTCAAGGAGGGGCGATCGATGCGTACCCCGGGTATCGGTCTCAAGAGGCTCGTCAACGCCGTCTCGGCCGTCGCGCTGACGGCCATGACTTTCTCGCCGCCCGCCGCGGCGCAGCCCGTCAAGGTCAAGGTGGGAAGAACCATCGGCGGAAGCGGCTTCCATATCCCTTCCTACGTGGCGATGGACAAGGGGTTGTTCAAGGCCGAGGGGCTCGATGCCGAGTTCATCGCGGCGACCGCGGGCGTCCTCGTGAGGGCCGCCATCGCCCGCGAAATCGAGTTCGTTCCGATCCCGGGGGGCGGCTCGGAAGCGATGCTCAAGGGGGCGCCGCTACAGTTCATCGTCGGCGAGTCGCTGGTCTCGCAGTGGACGATCGCGACCACTCCGGACATCAAGCGGGTCGAGGACCTCAAGGGAAAGACCGTGGGTCTGGAGCGGCCGGGGCAGGCGGCGTACACCGAGGCGGTGGTCGTGCTCGGGAAGTTCTTCAAGATGGAACCGGGCAAGGACTACAAGGTGATCACGTTCAACGCCGAGCCCGATCGGGTGGCGGCGCTGATCAACCGTTCCATCCATGCCGCCATCCTCTCCTTCCCCCATGCCGCGCGGGCGGAGAAGGCGGGCATGAAAATCCTGGTGAAGACCGGCGATTACATCCCCCGGCTCGGCGGCACCTTCATGACGCATCGCGATCTCATCCGCGAGAAGCGCGACATGACGAAGCGTTTCATCCGCGCGATGGTCAAGGCCAACGACTACGTGAAGCAGAACAAGCAGGGCACGGTGGAGGTGATCCAGAAATACTTCGAAATCAAGGACGGCGCGCTGGCCGAGGGTATCTACCGGCAGGTTGCCGACGCGTACGGCCCGGACATTCCCCACAACCTGCTGCTGGAGCTGTTCCAGTCCAGGACCACCCCGGAGCTCGGCTGGCCCGCGGGCAAGCCGCTCCCCGACATCGAGCAGTTCGTGGCGCGCGACCTCCTGAACGAGGTTCTCAGGGAGATGGGACGAAAGCCGGCCAAGTAGAGGCTAGAAGGTTTTCGTTTCCTCGGGGCGCCAGCGGGCGAGCCTGGATTCGACTTTCTTCACCGCCATGGTGAGAATCAACGAGAGCCCCATGAAGATCGCCATGCCGACGAACACCACGTCCACCTTGTAGTTGGTGGCGGCGGTGGCGATCATGAAGCCCAGCCCCTTGCTCGCCCCGAAGAATTCGCCCACGACCACGCCGAGAATCGCGCGGCCGATCGCGAGCCGCAGCCCCGCCACGAGATAGGGAACCGAGTTGGGCAAAACGACGATCCTCATCGTCTGCCACTCGCTGGCGCCGAAGGATTTCACCACGTTGACCAGCACCCGGTCGACGTTCTTCACGCCCTCGTAGGTGTTGATGAGAAGGGGAAAGAGGGCGCCGACGAAGACGATCATGATCTTCGACCAGATCCCGATCCCGAACCAGAGAATGAACAGCGGCAGGAAGATGAGCCGCGGCGTGGCGTTGAAGACGGTGATGAAGGGGTCGATCATGGCGTCGAGGACGCGCGAGCGGCCGGTGACCAGCCCCAGAGGCAGGCCGACCGCCACGGCGAGGCCGAGCCCGGCGAGGAACTCGACCGCGCTCGTATAGAAGTGCTCCTGGATCTTGTTCTCGACGATCAGCTGGTAGCACGCCTCGGCGACGCGGGAGGGCGTCGTGAAGAAAAGCGAAACGCCCTTGGGAAGCGGAAACACGAGCGGCGTCGATTCCCAGAAAAGCAGCAGGAGCAGGATGAAGCCTCCGCCCAGGATGTGGTGCTCGTTTTCGGCGTAGAAGGTCGCAACCCGCTTCATCGAGTCTCCTGGGCGGCACGCCATGGCGCCAGCAGCGCTTCGAGCTTCCGCATTCCTTCGGTCAGGACGACGGCCGCGATCATCAGCACCAGGATTCCCGCGAACATCTCGGGCAACCGGTAGGTGTCGCCGAAACGCGAGATCGCGTAGCCGATTCCCTCCGAGGCTGCGTAGAATTCCCCCACGATGATTCCGACCAGCCCCCTGCCGAGGGCGATCCGGGCGCCGGCGATGATGTACGGGAGCGTGCTCGGAAAAATTACTTTGAGGTAGAGATCCCTTTCCCGGCCGCCGAAGGACCTCACGACGTCGATCAGCAGGCGGTCCGTCGACCTGACCCCGGCGAAGGTGTTGAAGATGAAGGGAAAGATCGAAAGGACGAAGACCAGGGCCGACTTGGCCAGAAGGCCGACGCCGAAGACCACGATGATGAGCGGCGCGAGGGCGACGAGAGGGCTCGCGTAGAGCGCCGTCAGGAAAGGATCGAGCGTGTACTCGGCGCGCCGCCTCCAGCCCATGAAAGCCCCCAGGGGGATGCCGAGCAGGACCGCGAAGCTGAAGCCCCAGAAAAAAGCCCGGCTGCTCACCAGGAGATCGTTCCACAGGGCACCGTCGATGATCTGCTCCTTGAAAGCGATCGCCACGAGCGACGGCTTGGTGAAAAAGAACGGGTTCAGCGGGATCACGTAGGTCAGCGCGGCCTCCCAGAGGGAAACGACGGCGAGGACCGACACCGCTCCCAGGATCGGTCTCTGGTAATCGTGGTAGATCGCCTTACCGTCCATCGACCGTCCCGGCCCCCAGCTCGTCCTTGAGCCCATTCCAGATGACGGCCTTGATGTCGTTGAACTCCGCCGTGAGCCTCATCTCGTAGTCCCTCGGCCGGGGAAGATCAACCTTGAGGATGTTCTTGGCGCGGCCGGGCCTGGCGGTCATCACGATGACGCGATCGGACAGATAAGCCGCCTCCTCGATGCTGTGGGTGACGAAGAGAACCGTCTTTCGGGTCCGCTCCCAGATCTGCAGCAGCTCCGCCTGCATCAGGTCGCGCGTCTGGGCGTCGAGGGCGGCGAAGGGCTCGTCCATGAGCAACACCTGCGGTTCGGTCGCGAGCGCGCGGGCGAGCCCGACGCGTTGCTTCATTCCGCCCGAAAGCTCGTGCGGGTAGTGGTTCTCGAAGCCGCTCAGGCCGACGAGCTTGATCAACTGCATCGATTTTTCGGCGCGCTCGGACGCCGGAACTCCCTTCAGCTCAAGACCGAGCTCCACGTTGGCCCTGACCGTTCTCCAGGGAAGCAAGCCGAACTCCTGAAACACCATCGCGCGCTCATGCCCGGGACCGGTGATGCGCGTGCCGTTGAGCCTGAGCTCGCCCTCGTCGGCCGGGATCAGGCCGAGGACGATGTTGAGAAAGGTGCTCTTGCCGCACCCCGAAGGGCCGACGATCGAGACGAACTCGCCTTGCTCGATTTCGAGGTTGAAGTTTCTGAGTGCGGCGACGGGGGGACGATTCTTCGGCTTGAAAACCAAGCTGATATTTTGCGCCTGGATGAAGGCCATCGATGGTCTCAGGGCGCGAGCAGGTCGTTGCCGGTTCGCAAGGACGCCGGCACGCTTGCGGCCTTTTTCGCGCCCCATGTTTAGTGCCTGGGGCGGTCGAAGTCAAGCTCGCAAACGAGCGCGGCCGGGACCGAAAAGTCCTCCTCTTTCACCCGCTCACCCGTCTCGCCGAGACGAGAAATCCGGTGTGCGCCACCATGCGGTGCTGAGGGCGCACGCTCGCCCCCTCGACGTGCCAGAACCGCATCAAGGTTTCCGAGGTCTCGATGCGGGCGAATCCTCGATTTTCCCGGAGCCGATCGATCAGCTCCTTGAACTGGAGCACGGTGGGCAGGTAGCAAAGCAGGATCCCCCCGGGGCGGAGCGCGTTTGCAGCCGCCTCGATGACCCGCCAGGGCTCCGGAAGATCGAGAACGACGCGGTCCGCGTCGGCCACCGCCAGCTTGTCCGCGACGTCCCCGACGGTGAGCACCCAGTTGGGCGCCGGGCCGAAGTAGCGCTCGACGTTCTTGCGCGCGAGCGCCGCGAAGTCTTCCCGGATCTCGTACGAAAACAGCTCGCCCTGCGAGCCGAGCGCGCGCAGCAAGGCGATCGTGAGCCCGCCGGCTCCGACTCCGGCCTCGACCACCCGGGCTCCGGGGAAAATGTCGCCCCAGACCAGGATCGGCCCGATATCCTTCGGATAAATCACCTGCGCCGCACGCGGCAGGTCGGGGATGAGCTGGGCGAGGGTGGGACGAAAAACCAGGAACGGCTCGTTCAAGGAGGAGCGCACGACGCTTCCTTCCTCGCGCCCGACGATCTCCTCGACGCCGATGCGTCCTCCCCGCACGGCGATCGGGCGGAACGGATCGAGCCGGACCAGGTATTCCCGGTTCTTGCGGTCGAGCAGGATCACGGCTTCCCCGGCCTGCAACGGGCCGCGGGGTCGGGTAGCGGACATCTCAGCCTTCCGACCGCCAGCCGGCCGTGTAGGCGCGGTAGCCGCGCCTCTCCAGCAACTGCACGAGATCCCGGACCTCTTGCGAGCGCTCGAGGTCGCCCACCAGCAAGGCGTCGGGCGTGTCGACCACCACGACGCCGCGAACTCCCAGGAGCACGACCAGACGCTCCGGCGAGTGGACCAGGCAATCCCGGGCGCCCACGGCCACCCACCTGCCGTTGCCCGCGTTGCCGTCGCGGTCCCGGCGCATCATGCGGTGGACGGCGGCCCAGCTGCCGACGTCGCTCCACGCAAATTCTCCCGCCACCACGATGATGCGGCCCTCGGCGCCGGCTTTTTCGAGAACCGCGTGGTCGGCGGAGATCGCGGGCATCGCTCGGTACTCGCGCGCGAGGATCCGGCGCAGCCGCGGGTTCGGAGCGGCGAGCGAGCCACGTCCGGCGGCGCTTCGGATCCTGTCGAGCCGCTCGGCGATTTTTGGTTGATGGCGCTCCAGGAGGCTCAGCCACGCGGCCGCGCGCCAGACGAAGATGCCGCTGTTCCACAGGGCGCCCCGGCGAATGAGGCCGAAAGCGGCGCGACGGTTCGGTTTCTCCTTGAAAGCCGCCACGCGAAACGCTCCGGGCGACCCTTTGATCGGCGCCCCCTTGACGATGTAACCGTAGCCGGTTTCGGGGTAGCCGGGCCGGATTCCGATGGTGATCAGGTCGTCGGTCCGGCTCGCCAAACGGACAGCGGTCCTGAGCGTGCGCCGAAAAGCGCTGCGCCCCGCGATCCAGTGGTCGGCGGGAAGAACCACCATGACGGCTTCGGGGTCCCGCCGGGAGACCTCAAGCGCCGCGAGCCCGATGCACGGCGCGGTGTTGCGCCCCACCGGTTCCGCGAGAAAATTCCGCCGCGGCAGCATCGGGATCTCGCGGGCGAGGTCGTCGAGCTGCTCGGAAACGGTCACCACGAGGGTTCGGCCGGCGCCGCCGAGCGGAATCGCGCGCTCCACGGCCTCGCGGATCAACGATTTCGGCCCCAGGATCTTCAGAAGCTGTTTGGGCCGCCGCGCCCGGCTGAGCGGCCAGAAGCGCGTCCCCCTGCCGCCCGCCATGATCACGCAAAAGCACGCCATCGCTTTGTCCCGCCAAGAAGTGGGCGCTATAGTAAAGTAGCTCCCATGTCGGATCAAGCTTCGCTGCACGCGAGCAAAGGCTGGGTCGTCTCCGCACCGCAATCCGGAATGAGGCTGGACCGGTTCGCACATCTCGTGCTGCCGCAGCTTTCGCGCCGCCAGCTGGAGCGGGCGATTCGGGGGAAGAGCTTTCTGGTCAACGGGCGACCGTGCCTCAAAGGCGAGCGGCTGCGGGCACGGGACGTGGTGCAGTTCGCCGGTCCCGAGCTCCTGCTCGCCGAAGCGCCGCCGCCGAATTTCGGACTCGAGGTTCCCATCGTCTACGAAGACGGCGACCTGGTGGTGCTGGACAAGCCGGCGGGACTTGACACGCACGGGTTTTCAGGGCGCGACACCCGCACGCTGGCGAGCTTTCTCGCAGCCCGGCGGCCGGAAACGCAGAACGCGGGCGGCAACCGCTGGGAGTCGGGATTGATCCACCGGCTCGACCGCGAAACCTCCGGCCTGATCGTGGCGGCCAAGACGCGCGCCGCGTACCAGGCGCTACGCACGGCGTTCGCCACCCGGCGGGTCAGGAAGCGATACTGGGCTCTGGTCTCGGGCAAGACGCCGGCGCGCGGGAGAATCTCCTACCCGCTCGCGCACGCGCCGCGGGACTCGAGGCGGATGGTGGCGATCGTTCCCGGGGGACGGCAGCTCACGGGCCGCAAACGCTGGCCAGCCGTCACGCGCTACCGCGTCGCGGCCAGGTTCCGCGACGCGACGCTGCTGCGAGTCGAGATGGAGACGGGGGTCACCCACCAGATCCGGGCCCATCTCGCCGCGATCGGCCATCCGATCGTCGGCGACCGGACCTACGGCGGTGCCGAGCACCCGGCGCTCGGCCGCCATTTTCTCCATGCCTTCGAGCTTGAGCTTCCCCATCCCTCGACGGGGAAGAGGTTGACGGTACGCTCGCCGCTGCCGGCCGATCTGGAGGAGTTCGTTTCGCGCCTGCGCGCCGGCGATTAAGCGGCGGAGGCCCGGATGCCTTTCGTCTTCGCGCAGGCGGCGCAGAAATTGTTCTGGGTTTCGGCCTCTTCGACCCAACCCTCGTCGAGGTTGTGGCAGATCTTCCTGCACTCGAAGCAGATGAAGTAGACCCCGTCGACGGTCTTGTTGATTTTCTCGCGGTTGAGGATCCGGCCCCTGAGTTTCTCGATGCGAATCCCCAGCAGCTCTTCGTAGTTCTTCTTGATCTTGCGCCTGCCCGCCTCGTCGCTCGGCAGGTTTTCGTCTTCCGTTTCCTCGTGCGCGGTGTCGTCGAAGTACGCCGACGAGCGATGTTTGGCGGATCGCCCGGTGGTTTTTCTCTTGGTCCTGGCCATGGTCGAGCTCACTCGTAGATTGAAGCGACGCAAGCGAACGCTTGCGCGCAAAAGCGGGTTCTGCCGTGAATCGGTTCTATTTCATAATGAACCGATTCCAGGTTGTCAACATCGGCGCCGCACGCCGTCGAGGGAGCCGGACGTCCTGTGGCGCCCGTTACTGGCGGATGGCCGCCGCGCGCCGCTGCAAATAGGCGTTTCGCACCGCGCCGTACAGGTCGACCGTGGTTTCGGCCACCCGCTCGAAACGGTCCAGATTGAGCGAGCGCTCGTTGACGACGTTGGTGGCGTTGATGCCGACGTTCGCGTACCACGGCAGGAAGTAGATGTACGGCGTCATCGCGGCGTCGAAAGCGTAGCCGATGCCGTCGCGGATCGTCATCGGCGGCAGAAACGGAAGGATCAGATAAGGTCCGGGGCCGGCTCCCCAGACGCCGAAGGTCTGGCCGGTGTCCTCGTCGCTCTGCTCGATGCCGAAACCGTCCTTCGCGACGTCGAAGAGCCCGACCACCCCGATGGTACTGTTGATCGTAAAGCGCGCCACCTCCCTGCCGGCGCCGCCCAGCTTGGCCTGCAGGAGATTGTTGACGACGCGGCGGACCACGGCGAGATTGTCGAGCGCATTATGGATGCTGCGCTGCACCGGGTCTGGAAGCACGAAATCCCAGGCCGTCGCGACAGGCTTGACGACGAAACGGTCGAGCACCTCGCGGTTGAACCAGAACATCTTTTCGTTGAAGCTTTCGAGCGGATCCGATTCGAAGTCCTCCCCGGCCGCCGCGGATGCGTCGCCGGCCGCCGCCGCATGGCCGACCAGGACCTCGACTGCGCCAGTGTCGGAGACCGGCTCGGCATTCGCCGCCGGTAGCAAGAACAGGAGGCAGCCCAGAAGGGTGACGATAAAACTTACCGGCAGCGTGCAAGAGACTCCATGGTGGCTCATTCGACTGACTCCTTGTGCGTCGGTTGTCACTTACCTGAACCCGGCACTTTTAGCAAGCGCTGTCCGCGGGTATCCAGGCATCGCGAGAATAGCGCTAGAGAAAGCCAAATGCGTGCCAACGTGGGCATCACGTCTCATTTGCAGTTGGCGGAACGGCAAAAGAGTTCTGTCAGCGTCCGGTAGGCTGAGCGGCCGTCCGGCAAAACAATGCGGTGACACAGGGCGTAAAGGTGACAATCCTTTGACGGCCAGCGGCTGGAAAACCGATTTGCAACTATGGGAATAATCGTCTATTTTCGAGCTTCCAGCGGTGGTGCCCAGAGGGGATCATGATCGTTGTCGGAGTGACCGGGGGGATTGCCTGCTA containing:
- a CDS encoding acetyl ornithine aminotransferase family protein; the encoded protein is MVNDAPHIKVPPPGPRAKALLEKDRSYSAPAYGRVYPLVVHQGRGMIVEDVDGNRFLDFMAGIAVASTGHAHPRVVAAIAEQAQRLIHICGSDFYYEPMAQLLEKLARLAPGSAPKKVFLTNSGTEAVEAAFKLARFATGRKHVVAFWGAFHGRTLGALSLTASRASHRAHFSPLIPDVHHVPFGYCRRCPCRLQYGSCGIACVADIENRLFRHEVAPEEVAAVFVEPIQGEGGYVVPPPEFLPLLQELCRKHGILLVADEIQSGFGRTGRMFACEHWGVEPDILCVAKGLASGMPIGAMIARADISTWPRGSHGSTFGGNPVACAAALATIALIEDGLIQNAAEVGAHLKGRLERLRGAVVGDVRGLGLMIGVEIEKADGSRAPDPSLRDRLVQRCFEKGLLLLGCGESTIRFCPPLIVTREHADAAVEIFADALRELGG
- a CDS encoding tetratricopeptide repeat protein, producing MATRDDRERAYELIKQAMDRQMAGELDEAIRLYKLSIELCPTADAHTYLGWAYSFQGRIDEAIEQCEIAIRLDPDFGNPYNDIGVYLMQQRRPDEAIPWLERAKTAKRYEPRHFPYLNLGRLYLAKGMIHRALEEFRGALALTPQDKDLARLIEQLETKIQ
- a CDS encoding SDR family oxidoreductase, translating into MERKVALITGGARGIGRAVAIDLAQRGWSVAICYRTSAREADEVVAEAQGRGVAAMALCCDVSDATAAAAMVRTVERAWGRIDALINGAGPYVRIPLLKETAEGWKAMFDNNLHPVFYLSQAVAPGMKERRWGRIVCFSMANADRLLAQPDLTAHYIAKVGLLVLSRTLARILAPYGITVNAVSPGFIDTGAADPETLQATAKKIPAGYVGSLSDAVAAVRFLLSDEARYVNGANIHLSGGWGI
- a CDS encoding PAC2 family protein codes for the protein MSLDPLLYSGRPSLRNPVLLLSFGGWSDAGASATTAVRYMIEQLAAVRFAGIDPEEFYDFSVQRPIVRLTEARTREIHWPSYDFYHAAAAAVERDFVLGVGMEPQLRWRTFSEAMLRVVRECGVEMVVLLGAYLDEVLYTRPVPLTGFSSDPRLMEQLGLQPSRYQGPTGIIGVLSDVFRRSGVPHVSLWASLPHYLSVSPNPRGTLALLLRLIQWLGLRLDTAPLENAAAEFQAKINEAVNADPKLSAFVRELKRREFEQ
- a CDS encoding glycosyltransferase family 2 protein, translating into MRLSVLIPVYNEERTLEEVVRRVKAFPAPKEIIVVDDGSQDRSREILARMQQESERASDPLNRLHVILHPRNQGKGAALKTALAHVTGDVVIIQDADLEYDPKDYPSLLAPIEAGLADVVYGTRFYGGGAHRVLFFWHYLGNQALTFFSNMLTNLNLSDMEVGYKLFRAEVLKGIELKSKRFGFEPEITMKLAKRRCRFYEVPISYHGRTYAEGKKITWKDGIAALYYLIRFRLAD
- a CDS encoding ABC transporter substrate-binding protein, translating into MRTPGIGLKRLVNAVSAVALTAMTFSPPAAAQPVKVKVGRTIGGSGFHIPSYVAMDKGLFKAEGLDAEFIAATAGVLVRAAIAREIEFVPIPGGGSEAMLKGAPLQFIVGESLVSQWTIATTPDIKRVEDLKGKTVGLERPGQAAYTEAVVVLGKFFKMEPGKDYKVITFNAEPDRVAALINRSIHAAILSFPHAARAEKAGMKILVKTGDYIPRLGGTFMTHRDLIREKRDMTKRFIRAMVKANDYVKQNKQGTVEVIQKYFEIKDGALAEGIYRQVADAYGPDIPHNLLLELFQSRTTPELGWPAGKPLPDIEQFVARDLLNEVLREMGRKPAK
- a CDS encoding ABC transporter permease; the protein is MKRVATFYAENEHHILGGGFILLLLLFWESTPLVFPLPKGVSLFFTTPSRVAEACYQLIVENKIQEHFYTSAVEFLAGLGLAVAVGLPLGLVTGRSRVLDAMIDPFITVFNATPRLIFLPLFILWFGIGIWSKIMIVFVGALFPLLINTYEGVKNVDRVLVNVVKSFGASEWQTMRIVVLPNSVPYLVAGLRLAIGRAILGVVVGEFFGASKGLGFMIATAATNYKVDVVFVGMAIFMGLSLILTMAVKKVESRLARWRPEETKTF
- a CDS encoding ABC transporter permease yields the protein MDGKAIYHDYQRPILGAVSVLAVVSLWEAALTYVIPLNPFFFTKPSLVAIAFKEQIIDGALWNDLLVSSRAFFWGFSFAVLLGIPLGAFMGWRRRAEYTLDPFLTALYASPLVALAPLIIVVFGVGLLAKSALVFVLSIFPFIFNTFAGVRSTDRLLIDVVRSFGGRERDLYLKVIFPSTLPYIIAGARIALGRGLVGIIVGEFYAASEGIGYAISRFGDTYRLPEMFAGILVLMIAAVVLTEGMRKLEALLAPWRAAQETR